A region from the Thalassophryne amazonica chromosome 2, fThaAma1.1, whole genome shotgun sequence genome encodes:
- the ist1 gene encoding IST1 homolog isoform X1 encodes MPMGSHFKPDRLKVNLRLVINRLKLLEKKKTELAQKARKEIADYLASGKDERARIRVEHIIREDYLVEAMEILELYCDLLLARFGLIQSMKELDPGLQEAVSTLIWAAPRLQTEVSELKVVSDQLCAKYSKEYGKLCKTNQIGTVNDRLMLKLGVEAPPKILVERYLIEIAKNYNVPYESDAMVRPEVCLGEEADLIDVNNEKRFGGRGGGGGGGGGFSAPPVPMGMPMPMPMPTAFNYPPPKGAEPFNAPFGTYNNISDFQPVMGGGQPPQLPTSPPTYESIDDLSDKPFLPSQTVGPGPSSQKFDTSALPELPSVPDTLPTSSVGRNTTTSDDIDFDDLTRRFEELKKKN; translated from the exons ATGCCAATGGGAAGTCACTTCAAACCAGACAGGCTAAAAGTTAACCTCAGGCTTGTCATCAACCGTCTCAAGCTGttggaaaaaaagaaaa CTGAGCTTGCTCAAAAGGCACGGAAGGAGATAGCTGATTACCTGGCATCAGGAAAGGATGAGCGGGCACGGATCCGCGTGGAGCACATTATCAGAGAGGACTACCTGGTCGAGGCAATGGAGATCCTGGAGCTTTATTGTGACCTGTTACTGGCTCGATTTGGCCTCATCCAGAGTATGAA GGAACTGGACCCAGGTTTACAAGAGGCAGTTTCCACCCTCATCTGGGCAGCCCCGCGCCTCCAGACAGAGGTGTCTGAATTGAAAGTT GTGTCTGACCAACTGTGTGCAAAATACAGTAAGGAGTACGGTAAACTGTGTAAGACAAACCAGATTGGCACAGTCAATGACAGG CTGATGCTCAAATTGGGTGTGGAGGCCCCTCCCAAGATATTGGTGGAGCGCTACCTGATAGAGATAGCAAAGAACTATAATGTGCCTTATGAATCTGACGCAATGGTCCGG CCTGAAGTGTGTCTTGGGGAGGAGGCAGACCTGATTGATGTGAACAATGAAAAGAGATTTGGTGgaagaggtggtggtggtggcggcgGTGGCGGCTTTAGTGCTCCTCCTGTGCCCATGGGCATGCCCATGCCCATGCCTATGCCAACAGCTTTCAACTATCCACCTCCCAAAGGAGCT GAACCATTTAATGCCCCCTTTGGAACCTACAATAACATCAGCGACTTCCAGCCCGTCATGGGAGGAGGCCAGCCtcctcagctgcccacttctcccCCCACATATGAGTCT ATTGATGACCTTTCTGACAAACCATTTCTTCCTTCCCAGACTGTAG GTCCTGGCCCGTCATCTCAGAAGTTTGACACCAGTGCCCTCCCAGAACTCCCCTCCGTTCCTGACACACTCCCCACGTCCTCCGTTGGCAGGAACACCACCACCTCGGATGACATTGATTTTGATGATTTAACACGCCGGTTTGAGGAGCTGAAGAAGAAGAATTAA
- the ist1 gene encoding IST1 homolog isoform X2 gives MPMGSHFKPDRLKVNLRLVINRLKLLEKKKTELAQKARKEIADYLASGKDERARIRVEHIIREDYLVEAMEILELYCDLLLARFGLIQSMKELDPGLQEAVSTLIWAAPRLQTEVSELKVVSDQLCAKYSKEYGKLCKTNQIGTVNDRLMLKLGVEAPPKILVERYLIEIAKNYNVPYESDAMVRPEVCLGEEADLIDVNNEKRFGGRGGGGGGGGGFSAPPVPMGMPMPMPMPTAFNYPPPKGAEPFNAPFGTYNNISDFQPVMGGGQPPQLPTSPPTYESTVGPGPSSQKFDTSALPELPSVPDTLPTSSVGRNTTTSDDIDFDDLTRRFEELKKKN, from the exons ATGCCAATGGGAAGTCACTTCAAACCAGACAGGCTAAAAGTTAACCTCAGGCTTGTCATCAACCGTCTCAAGCTGttggaaaaaaagaaaa CTGAGCTTGCTCAAAAGGCACGGAAGGAGATAGCTGATTACCTGGCATCAGGAAAGGATGAGCGGGCACGGATCCGCGTGGAGCACATTATCAGAGAGGACTACCTGGTCGAGGCAATGGAGATCCTGGAGCTTTATTGTGACCTGTTACTGGCTCGATTTGGCCTCATCCAGAGTATGAA GGAACTGGACCCAGGTTTACAAGAGGCAGTTTCCACCCTCATCTGGGCAGCCCCGCGCCTCCAGACAGAGGTGTCTGAATTGAAAGTT GTGTCTGACCAACTGTGTGCAAAATACAGTAAGGAGTACGGTAAACTGTGTAAGACAAACCAGATTGGCACAGTCAATGACAGG CTGATGCTCAAATTGGGTGTGGAGGCCCCTCCCAAGATATTGGTGGAGCGCTACCTGATAGAGATAGCAAAGAACTATAATGTGCCTTATGAATCTGACGCAATGGTCCGG CCTGAAGTGTGTCTTGGGGAGGAGGCAGACCTGATTGATGTGAACAATGAAAAGAGATTTGGTGgaagaggtggtggtggtggcggcgGTGGCGGCTTTAGTGCTCCTCCTGTGCCCATGGGCATGCCCATGCCCATGCCTATGCCAACAGCTTTCAACTATCCACCTCCCAAAGGAGCT GAACCATTTAATGCCCCCTTTGGAACCTACAATAACATCAGCGACTTCCAGCCCGTCATGGGAGGAGGCCAGCCtcctcagctgcccacttctcccCCCACATATGAGTCT ACTGTAG GTCCTGGCCCGTCATCTCAGAAGTTTGACACCAGTGCCCTCCCAGAACTCCCCTCCGTTCCTGACACACTCCCCACGTCCTCCGTTGGCAGGAACACCACCACCTCGGATGACATTGATTTTGATGATTTAACACGCCGGTTTGAGGAGCTGAAGAAGAAGAATTAA
- the LOC117502766 gene encoding polycystic kidney disease protein 1-like 2, translating to MSPKNNIPVVHRVESTADLWIAMHTLHGLIQLMQGESESTPHLVYCSKFLLCNLCHLLLSLRNVDAKTFESPGDYQRAIDMTNMLVRKAEMVYSSHKTYCPPPVKDKKKKQSAGCWLPWWCVFLGWFLLWSISGVSTYFTLLYGFQYGKEKSIKWVISLGLSLFQSIFILQPLKVLGVAVFFALLLKPVRVEENEEIKQLLEHQEKKCQVYSGMDTL from the exons ATGAGTCCAAAGAACAACATACCAGTGGTTCACAGGGTGGAGAGCACTGCCGACCTCTGGATTGCCATGCACACTCTGCACGGACTCATCCAGCTTATGCAAG GGGAGAGTGAGAGCACCCCCCACTTGGTGTACTGCAGCAAGTTCCTGCTCTGCAACCTCTGTCATTTGTTGCTGTCACTGAGGAACGTGGATGCCAAGACCTTTGAGAGTCCAGGGGATTACCAGAGGGCCATCGACATGACTAACATGCTTGTTCGCAAAGCTGAGATGGTGTACAGCAGCCACAAGACCTACTG CCCTCCACCTGTGAAGGATAAGAAGAAGAAGCAGTCAGCAGGCTGCTGGCTGCCATGGTGGTGTGTGTTCCTGGGCTGGTTCCTGTTATGGTCCATCAGTGGTGTGTCCACTTATTTTACTCTGCTGTATGGCTTTCAGTACGGCAAAGAGAAGTCCATCAAATGGGTCATTTCTCTGGGTCTCTCCCTCTTCCAGAGTATCTTTATACTCCAGCCTCTGAAG GTGTTAGgtgttgctgtgttttttgcCCTGCTGCTGAAGCCTGTAAGAGTCGAAGAGAATGAAGAAATCAAGCAACTGTTGGAAC ATCAGGAAAAGAAGTGTCAAGTGTACTCGGGCATGGACACACTGTGA